One stretch of Chiroxiphia lanceolata isolate bChiLan1 chromosome 1, bChiLan1.pri, whole genome shotgun sequence DNA includes these proteins:
- the NETO1 gene encoding neuropilin and tolloid-like protein 1 isoform X2 has protein sequence MTHGRSFFHIVASLIILHLSGATKKGTEKQTASEGQKPVQCGTWTKYAEGGIFTSPNYPNKYPPDRECVYIIEAAPRQCIELHFDEKYSIEPSWECKFDHIEVRDGPFGFSPIIGRFCGQQNPPMIKSSGRFLWIKFFADGELESIGFSARYNFTPDPDFKDLGVLKPLPGFIFSGVLLFSL, from the exons ATGACCCATGGACGCAGCTTCTTTCACA ttgTAGCAAGTCTAATCATCCTACATTTGTCTGGGGCAACGAAAAAAGGAACAG aaaagcaaactgCTTCCGAAGGACAGAAACCAGTGCAGTGTGGAACTTGGACCAAATATGCAGAAGGAGGCATCTTCACTTCACCAAATTACCCCAACAAGTATCCTCCGGACAGAGAGTGTGTCTACATTATAGAAG CTGCTCCTAGACAATGCATTGAACTACACTTTGATGAAAAATATTCCATAGAGCCTTCTTGGGAGTGTAAATTTGACCATATTGAAGTACGAGATGGACCTTTTGGCTTTTCCCCAATCATTGGACGTTTCTGTGGACAGCAAAATCCACCTATGATAAAATCCAGCGGCAGATTCCTGTGGATTAAATTTTTTGCTGATGGTGAACTAGAATCTATTGGGTTTTCTGCTCGGTACAACTTTACACCTG aTCCAGATTTTAAGGACCTTGGCGTTTTGAAACCATTGCCAG gtttcattttttctggtgttttgttATTCAGTTTGTGA